The following coding sequences are from one Lolium rigidum isolate FL_2022 chromosome 6, APGP_CSIRO_Lrig_0.1, whole genome shotgun sequence window:
- the LOC124665757 gene encoding dol-P-Man:Man(5)GlcNAc(2)-PP-Dol alpha-1,3-mannosyltransferase-like, translating to MARTRLVSGSSTSTPGKKPADRRRPLHFAAFLLLADAALVALIIAFVPYTKIDWDAYMSQVDAFREGERDYTKIEGDTGPLVYPAGFLYVYSAIKFLTAGQVFPAQILFGVLYIVNLSLVMLLYVKSEVLPWWALGLLCLSKRVHSIFVLRLFNDCVAMTLLHAAMVLIVYHKWYLGLIIFSGAVSVKMNVLLFAPSLFLLMLKAMSIQGVFVALLGAAGVQVLLGIPFLLSHPVEYISRAFNLGRVFIHFWSVNFKFVPEKLFVSKELAVTLLIFHLSALMVFAHYKWFKHEGGLLRFVHSRFKEATSIQQLISCKPVMSNLSKEHIVTVMFVGNFIGIVCARSLHYQFYSWYFYSLPFLLWRTQFPTAVRIILFVGVELCWNVYPSTTYSSLLLLFLHVFILFGLWISPAEYPYVNKKDKTNNKKLGKAM from the exons ATGGCGCGGACTCGGCTGGTCAGCGGTAGCTCCACGAGCACGCCGGGCAAAAAGCCAGCGGACCGGAGGCGGCCGCTCCACTTCGCCGCCTTCCTGCTGCTCGCCGACGCCGCGCTCGTCGCCCTCATCATCGCCTTCGTCCCAT ATACCAAGATCGACTGGGACGCCTACATGTCCCAG GTGGATGCGTTCCGAGAGGGGGAGAGGGACTACACCAAGATCGAGGGCGACACGGGGCCTCTGGTCTACCCAGCCGGCTTCCTCTACGTCTACTCTGCAATCAAGTTCCTCACCGCCGGTCAAGTTTTCCCCGCTCAG ATTCTCTTCGGCGTCCTCTACATTGTCAATCTGAGCCTTGTTATGCTGCTTTACGTCAAGAGTGAAGTG CTTCCTTGGTGGGCTTTAGGTTTGCTTTGCTTATCGAAGAGGGTTCACTCCATCTTCGTGCTCCGTCTTTTCAACGACTGCGTTGCTATGACGTTGCTCCATGCTGCTATGGTTTTGATTGTTTATCACAAGTGGTACCTCGGTCTAATTATCTTCAG TGGAGCTGTCTCTGTTAAGATGAATGTGCTCCTTTTCGCTCCATCTTTGTTTCTACTAATGCTCAAG GCCATGAGTATCCAAGGAGTCTTTGTTGCCTTGTTGGGAGCTGCAGGAGTACAG GTTTTGTTGGGTATACCATTCTTGTTGTCACATCCTGTTGAGTACATCTCAAGGGCTTTCAATCTTGGGCGTGTCTTCATCCATTTCTG GTCTGTCAATTTTAAGTTTGTCCCTGAGAAGTTATTTGTGTCAAAAGAGCTAGCTGTTACGCTATTGATCTTCCACCTCTCTGCTCTTATGGTGTTTGCACACTACAAGTGGTTTAA GCATGAAGGTGGTTTGTTGCGTTTTGTGCATTCTAGATTTAAAGAGGCTACATCAATTCAACAGCTTATTTCCTGCAAGCCAGTAATGTCAAATCTCAGTAAAGAGC ATATTGTAACTGTCATGTTTGTTGGAAACTTCATTGGCATTGTGTGTGCCCGATCATTGCATTACCAGTTTTATTCTTG GTACTTCTATTCATTGCCTTTTCTTTTGTGGAGAACACAATTTCCAACAGCAGTAAG GATCATTTTATTTGTTGGCGTGGAGCTCTGCTGGAATGTTTATCCTTCTACTACCTATTCATCATTGCTACTGTTGTTCTTGCACGTCTTCATCTTGTTTGGCCTATGGATTTCACCTGCTGAGTACCCGTATGTCAATAAAAAGGACAAGACAAACAATAAAAAATTGGGCAAGGCAATGTGA